The Filimonas lacunae genomic sequence CTTTTCAGCTCTGGTTGTGGTAGGAAATGAAAATGGTATTGTTGGACAAGGCTTAGGTAAAGCTAAGGAAGTTCAGGAAGCCATCACTAAAGGCATTGAAGATGCCAAAAAGAGCCTGGTTAAAGTGCCTATTATGCACGGTACTATTCCTCACGATCAGCTGGCTAAAGACGGAGCTGCTAAAGTTCTGATTAAGCCTGCAGCACACGGTACCGGTGTAATCGCCGGTGGTAGCATGCGTGCTGTACTGGAAAGCGCTGGTGTAACCGACGTATTGGCTAAAAGCTTAGGTTCTGCAAACCCTCATAACGTGGTAAAAGCTACTATTAAAGCTTTAACCCTGTTACGTGAGCCTGTACAAGTTGCAAAAGACCGCAACCTGCAATTAAAGAAAGTTTTTAACGGATAAAATAGGCTAGTAGGTCAGATGGCACCACGCTATCTGGCTTATCTACTAACAATTTTTTATGAAAAAGATTAAAATAACTCAGGTTAAGAGCGCAATCGACAGACCTGAACGTCAGAAACTGACTTTGCAAGCTTTAGGTTTAAACAAACTTAACTCTTCAAAAGAAGTTGAAGCTACTCCACAGATTTTAGGTATGGTTACTAAAGTTAGCCATTTGATTAAAGTGGAAGAATTAGCTTAGTTTTCAGTAATAAATAACAAATGCAAGGGGGTGATTCCCCGTTGAGTCTAAAAATCAATAACATGAAACTGCATAATCTTAAGCCAGCAGAAGGTGCTGTACATAAAGACAAACGTTTAGGTCGTGGTGAAGCGAGTGGTAAAGGTGGTACATCTACAAAAGGTAACAAGGGTGGTCAAAGCCGCGCAGGTTATCAGCGTAAAAATGGTCACGAAGGTGGTCAGATGCCTATCCAAAGACGTATTCCTAAGCGTGGATTTAAAAACAACAACCGTATTGAGTATACAGTATTTAACCTGGGTCAGGTTTCTCAGATCTCAGAAAAATACGGTATTACTGAATTTTCTCTGGAGAACCTGTATATCAATGGCTTAGTAAGCCGTACTGACAGGGTTAAAATTTTAGGTAACGGTGAATTAACCGCTAAAATTACCTTTAAAGTTGATGCAGTAAGTGAAAAAGCAAAAGCGGCTATTGAAGCTGCTGGTGGAACTGTTGAAGTTTTGAAATAAATTTTAACGATATTTGCCAGACGCACCTTCGGGTGCGTCTTTTTGGCTTTAAAGCAATAACATAATTAACCGCAGATTCAGTGAAAAAATTTATTCAGACAGTAAAGAACATCTGGAGCATTGAAGAGTTACGCAGCAAAATCCTGGTTACTCTGGGCTTAATACTGGTGTACAGGGTTGGTACGCAAATCGTACTTCCGGGCATCAATCCACATTTATTGGAAGCAGCTAAAGCCAACAACAAAGGTGGTGGTATGTTAGGCTTGTTTGATATGTTTGCGGGTGGAGCCTTTACCCAGGCTTCTATTCTGGCGTTAGGTATCATGCCTTACATTTCTGCTTCTATCTTTATGCAGTTGATGACCATCCTGGTTCCTCAGTTACAGAAGGTGCAGAAAGAAGGTGAAAGCGGTCGTAAAAAAATTAACCAGTGGACTAGATATCTTACTGTATTAGTAACCGTTTTCCAGGCTGGTGCTTACGTTGCTTACCTGAACAGTCCAGGTTATGCTGAGGCTATCATTGCTGATTATAAACCATTCTTCTTCCCATCTACTT encodes the following:
- the rpsE gene encoding 30S ribosomal protein S5; its protein translation is MSKVTVNKVKAAGDVELKEKVVAINRVVKTTKGGRTFSFSALVVVGNENGIVGQGLGKAKEVQEAITKGIEDAKKSLVKVPIMHGTIPHDQLAKDGAAKVLIKPAAHGTGVIAGGSMRAVLESAGVTDVLAKSLGSANPHNVVKATIKALTLLREPVQVAKDRNLQLKKVFNG
- the rpmD gene encoding 50S ribosomal protein L30 gives rise to the protein MKKIKITQVKSAIDRPERQKLTLQALGLNKLNSSKEVEATPQILGMVTKVSHLIKVEELA
- the rplO gene encoding 50S ribosomal protein L15 gives rise to the protein MKLHNLKPAEGAVHKDKRLGRGEASGKGGTSTKGNKGGQSRAGYQRKNGHEGGQMPIQRRIPKRGFKNNNRIEYTVFNLGQVSQISEKYGITEFSLENLYINGLVSRTDRVKILGNGELTAKITFKVDAVSEKAKAAIEAAGGTVEVLK